One stretch of Glycine soja cultivar W05 chromosome 7, ASM419377v2, whole genome shotgun sequence DNA includes these proteins:
- the LOC114419594 gene encoding 2-hydroxyisoflavanone synthase-like yields the protein MLLELALGLFVLALFLHLRPTPSAKSKALRHLPNPPSPKPRLPFIGHLHLLKDKLLHYALIDLSKKHGPLFSLSFGSMPTVVASTPELFKLFLQTHEATSFNTRFQTSAIRRLTYDNSVAMVPFGPYWKFVRKLIMNDLLNATTVNKLRPLRTQQIRKFLRVMAQSAEAQKPLDVTEELLKWTNSTISMMMLGEAEEIRDIAREVLKIFGEYSLTDFIWPLKYLKVGKYEKRIDDILNKFDPVVERVIKKRREIVRRRKNGEVVEGEASGVFLDTLLEFAEDETMEIKITKEQIKGLVVDFFSAGTDSTAVATEWALAELINNPRVLQKAREEVYSVVGKDRLVDEVDTQNLPYIRAIVKETFRMHPPLPVVKRKCTEECEINGYVIPEGALVLFNVWQVGRDPKYWDRPSEFRPERFLETGAEGEAGPLDLRGQHFQLLPFGSGRRMCPGVNLATSGMATLLASLIQCFDLQVLGPQGQILKGDDAKVSMEERAGLTVPRAHSLVCVPLARIGVASKLLS from the exons ATGTTGCTGGAACTTGCACTTGGTTTGTTTGTGTTAGCTTTGTTTCTGCACTTGCGTCCCACACCAAGTGCAAAATCAAAAGCACTTCGCCACCTCCCAAACCCTCCAAGCCCAAAGCCTCGTCTTCCCTTCATTGGCCACCTTCACCTCTTAAAAGATAAACTTCTCCACTATGCACTCATCGATCTCTCCAAAAAGCATGGCCCCTTATTCTCTCTCTCCTTCGGCTCCATGCCAACCGTCGTTGCCTCCACCCCTGAGTTGTTCAAGCTCTTCCTCCAAACCCACGAGGCAACTTCCTTCAACACAAGGTTCCAAACCTCTGCCATAAGACGCCTCACTTACGACAACTCTGTGGCCATGGTTCCATTCGGACCTTACTGGAAGTTCGTGAGGAAGCTCATCATGAACGACCTTCTCAACGCCACCACCGTCAACAAGCTCAGGCCTTTGAGGACCCAACAGATCCGCAAGTTCCTTAGGGTTATGGCCCAAAGCGCAGAGGCCCAGAAGCCCCTTGACGTCACCGAGGAGCTTCTCAAATGGACCAACAGCACCATCTCCATGATGATGCTCGGCGAGGCTGAGGAGATCAGAGACATCGCTCGCGAGGTTCTTAAGATCTTCGGCGAATACAGCCTCACTGACTTCATCTGGCCTTTGAAGTATCTCAAGGTTGGAAAGTATGAGAAGAGGATTGATGACATCTTGAACAAGTTCGACCCTGTCGTTGAAAGGGTCATCAAGAAGCGCCGTGAGATCGTCAGAAGGAGAAAGAACGGAGAAGTTGTTGAGGGCGAGGCCAGCGGCGTCTTCCTCGACACTTTGCTTGAATTCGCTGAGGACGAGACCATGGAGATCAAAATTACCAAGGAGCAAATCAAGGGCCTTGTTGTC GACTTTTTCTCTGCAGGGACAGATTCCACAGCGGTGGCAACAGAGTGGGCATTGGCAGAGCTCATCAACAATCCCAGGGTGTTGCAAAAGGCTCGTGAGGAGGTCTACAGTGTTGTGGGCAAAGATAGACTCGTTGACGAAGTTGACACTCAAAACCTTCCTTACATTAGGGCCATTGTGAAGGAGACATTCCGAATGCACCCACCACTCCCAGTGGTCAAAAGAAAGTGCACAGAAGAGTGTGAGATTAATGGGTATGTGATCCCAGAGGGAGCATTGGTTCTTTTCAATGTTTGGCAAGTAGGAAGGGACCCCAAATACTGGGACAGACCATCAGAATTCCGTCCCGAGAGGTTCTTAGAAACTGGTGCTGAAGGGGAAGCAGGGCCTCTTGATCTTAGGGGCCAGCATTTCCAACTCCTCCCATTTGGGTCTGGGAGGAGAATGTGCCCTGGTGTCAATTTGGCTACTTCAGGAATGGCAACACTTCTTGCATCTCTTATCCAATGCTTTGACCTGCAAGTGCTGGGCCCTCAAGGACAAATATTGAAAggtgatgatgccaaagttaGCATGGAAGAGAGAGCTGGCCTCACAGTTCCAAGGGCACATAGTCTCGTTTGTGTTCCACTTGCAAGGATCGGCGTTGCATCTAAACTCCTTTCTTAA